Within Actinoplanes sp. L3-i22, the genomic segment ATAGCAGCCCTCTTCAACATCGCCATTTTCGGCACCGGTTCTGCGATTTACCTCTTCGCCGTCGATTTGATTATGAACACGGCGACACTCCCAGGATGGCTCCAGGTGGTCCTGGTTTGGCTGTGCGGCGTGGTCGGGTGGCTTCTGCTTCGTCCATACCGGCGCATTACTCAACTCGGCGGTAAGGACGGCGCCGCTGCCATCGCATCCGGAGGATCGTGGCACCGTCGGTTCTTCCGTGACATGCGGGAGGCGGCGAAGTTCGACATCGCGGAGGGCGGTGGCACCCGGGAGCCGACGTTCGGCAAGGATAGCCGGACGGTCTTCGTCGAACCGCGGAACATGCGTCCCGAGTCTCGGTTGGAAGATCCGTCGCACTCAGCTTCAACCCGCCGCGAGCCGACCCACACCACTGCGGCAGACGACTCGAAGCTGCCGGTGCCAACGCGACCGGACGGCAAGGAAACGGTCCGCAACGAAAGACCGGTCGCGGAATCAACAAGTGACAGGACCAGCAGCGGACGTCCTGCTCAGACTCGGCCCAGGACCCGGCGTACCGAATGGACCGAACCGGACGTAGTCGAGCAGCCGGCGTCGTACACGATCTACCGACCGGCCACGGGCTCCACAGCCCAGGAGCCAGTCACCCCGCGGGTGCGTTCCGAGGCACGGTGATCGCATGTCGGGGATAGTCGCGCGCGCACTCAATGCCCTCTTCCGTACGCGGTGGGGCGTCGCACTGGTCTTGGTTGCAATCGTGCTGGCCATCGTCGGCGTCGGCCGGCTTTTGTCGGATGGAAAGTCCAGTTCACCCGCGGTCGGATTGGGCTCTCCTGCTCCCGCGATCAGCATCGACCCCTCTGAGGACGACAGCATCGTCTCCTCGCAAGCCCCGCCCAAACCGAAGACCAGTCCGGGGCGGGCCCAGCCGGAGCAGGTGGCCTACGCCTTCGCCTCTGCTTGGGTGAGCCACACCAACGTCACCTCGAAGAAGTGGCTGGACCGGCTGCTGCCAAACGCCACATCCGACCTTGCCGACCAACTTCGCGGAGTGGACCCGGCCGGAGTCCCCGCCGATCAGGTGCTCGGGCGTCCCACTCTTGAGGTGGTCAACGAAACCCAGGTCAACGCAATCGTCACGATGAACTCCGGTCAGCTCAGCCTCCGGCTGGTCGCGCCCGAAGGTCACTGGCTGGTCGACGGCATCGACTGGGAGGGTGCATGACTTTCCGGCGCCCTCGCAAGGCCGTGCTGCTAGTCGCACTGGTTGCAACACTCGCCCTAATGTGCTGCGGCGGAAGTGTCGCGATACTTCTCTTCGGTGAACTCGCCGACGATAACAGCCAGAGCAACCTAAACTCTGCGGCGTTCGACTGCGGCCAGGGCGGGCCGATCGATGCGAATGCGAAACTGCCAAAGGCCCGGGAATACGGCGCCCAACAAGTCCGCAACGCCGCCGTCATCATCAACGTCGGCTCAAAACTAAAGTTGCCCCCTCGTGCCTGGGTAATCGCCGTGGCCACCGCGATGCAGGAGTCCCGGCTGTCCAACCTAGGCAACCTAGGTTCTCGTAACGACCACGATTCCCTCGGTCTGTTCCAGCAACGGCCGAGTTCCGGGTGGGGGACACCACAGGAGGTCCAGAATCCGGAGTACGCCGCCACGAAGTTCTACGAGAAGCTCAAGACAATCAAGGGTTGGCAGAGCATGTCGCTGACCCGGGCAGCGCAGGCCGTGCAGATCAGTGCGTACCCGGATGCGTACGCCAAGCACGAATCCGCAGCCACCCAGATGGTGAACATGCTGGCGCATGGCGCGGCGAATGCCGTGGGGAACTCGCTTTCCATGTCATGCGCCTCGGCCGGACAGGTCGCCGCATCCGGTTGGACCATCCCGGTGAAGGCGGAGGTGGGTTCCGGCTTCCGGAGCCCGGAACGACCCAATCATCAGGGCGTCGACCTGATCGCATCGCGTTACACACCGATCGTGGCGGCCGCGAGTGGCATCGTGTCGGTAGTGAAGTGCGATGAGGATTTCAAGGGACGGAAGACGTGCGACGTCGACGGGTACCCGGGCAAGGGCGGATGCGGCTGGATGGTCGAGATCCAGCACGCCGGAAATGTCATGACCCGTTACTGCCATATGGTGCAGCACCCCTTCGTAAAGGTGAATCAGAAGGTGACCGCAGGCCAAGTACTTGGCCGAGTCGGAACCAGCGGCAACTCGTCCGGTCCCCATCTCCACTTCGAGGTTCACTACAATAATGATCGATCAAGCGCGGGCGCAACTAATCCCGTACCGTTCATGCAGAAGCAAGGCGCACCGCTAGGCAACGCAGGATAATGGACGAATCTTTTTCAGACCCATTCTCGAAAAATGATCGCTGGGAGCTTGATCCGCCACGCCCGATCGCTCCGACTCCTGCCACTATGACCGATACATTACGTGGCCGTCGTGTATTGATCGGACTTCCCGGACTCGGCTGGCGTGGAGACCTTCGCGCAGACGAAAAAGTTATCCAGGGAAGCAGGACATACATTCCGGTAATGCCAGAGGCAGAATGGTACCGAGCAGAGGCAGAACAGACCGAAGTATTTGCCGTTCTCGTCCCAGTTGATCGGGTGTGGGTAGAGGAATTAGGGGTGGTTAGCACACAAAACCGTGCTGGGCAATTGCACCCCAGGGGCGTATCTCTTGATTATCCACCTCGGCGGCCACCGACACAGTCAGACCAGGCGGGGCCGATAACGGGTCGACGCTCAATAAGGTTGCTCGACGATGGAGGCGAGCAGCGAGATCTACGCGTGACGACGGAGCTCTACGCCAGCCAGAACGGTGATATCTGCGCACGAGTTTGCGTCGAACTCGAATGGTATCGATGGTCCTGGACTGGAAATGTTCCGCAAACGCTGGAAGTTCCTGCAACACTTCTCTGGATCGAGTGACTTAAGAAGCTGGACTAGCCGAACAGACTCTCCAGCCGTCCTCGTCAGACATCTCGAACTTCCAGGGATCAAATGTTTCTTCAGAGCCACCTGAGATTGTACGAACAATATCTACCGACGCGGAAGCATGACTGCCAGAAGCTTGAACATTCAAGTTCTTCCAGCTAACCATCACACCGATAGAAAACTTCCCCTCTGTCCTTCGAACCTCGTCACGAAATGCGCCCAACCGACTGAGATCAATATTTTTTTTACAGGTATACAACTCAGCCTCCTGGTCATCTCGGTCTGTCAGGTAGGCCCCCAGAAAGTTTACTAGGACGACACTCGGGTCGGTACGCTTGATTTCGGTAGCATTGTCGTAAACCGCGACAATCACCCCAACACCGCCCAGGCAGAGCAGCGCCACGACCCCGGCGCCCAAGGCCAGTAGCAACCGCGCTCGCCGACTTCGAAATCGACCGACACGTCGCTGCGACTTTGCGGTGACGGGAGGCTCCTGCGCGCCACCCCTGTCGATCCCCGCCATCGGCACCGCGGGGGTCGATGGCACGTTCGGTGATGCTGGGCCGAGTCCGGGTTTTGGGTCGTGCGGCTGCATACATACGACACTAATTCGTCATCGCTCGCCCATCACGGTAGGGACAGCACCGAACCTCACCCGCCCCGCGCCCGTACCCATGATCACAAGCTCCTGATAGGACACTCCCGACATCCGGGACCCGAACCCGCACCGGGACCGCATTGCGTGGACCCTCGCTGGTCTGGGATAGGTTTTATGCGCGCGACAGGAGGTGACAGCAGTGGCGGATTCGGCTCTGCGGGTCCGGCAGGCCGCTGCTTTGCACCGGCAGGCGGTGGCGACAGCGGATGCGGCCTCCGCTGCCCTGGAGGCATATGCGCCGGGCACTGCCGACCCTGGGGAACAACATCGTCTGGCTCAGCGACT encodes:
- a CDS encoding M23 family metallopeptidase, producing the protein MTFRRPRKAVLLVALVATLALMCCGGSVAILLFGELADDNSQSNLNSAAFDCGQGGPIDANAKLPKAREYGAQQVRNAAVIINVGSKLKLPPRAWVIAVATAMQESRLSNLGNLGSRNDHDSLGLFQQRPSSGWGTPQEVQNPEYAATKFYEKLKTIKGWQSMSLTRAAQAVQISAYPDAYAKHESAATQMVNMLAHGAANAVGNSLSMSCASAGQVAASGWTIPVKAEVGSGFRSPERPNHQGVDLIASRYTPIVAAASGIVSVVKCDEDFKGRKTCDVDGYPGKGGCGWMVEIQHAGNVMTRYCHMVQHPFVKVNQKVTAGQVLGRVGTSGNSSGPHLHFEVHYNNDRSSAGATNPVPFMQKQGAPLGNAG